Proteins from a genomic interval of Chloroherpetonaceae bacterium:
- the trpC gene encoding indole-3-glycerol phosphate synthase TrpC, producing the protein MAENILHKILEVKRTEVALLKAANIEARYKALSSELPATRRFYAALRRAPASPLRLIAELKKASPSRGVMVENFNPMDLAQTYYALGAKAFSVLTDQQFFQGSIDYLSSVRQAFDRPVLRKDFIIDEAQVYESRLIGADAILLIVAALSRLRLQELMFLAHSLSMETLVEVHTEAELQLALDCGAKIIGINNRNLADFTVDIQTSLRLRPAIPPNVVTVSESGMRTTDDLRRIEEAGFDAVLIGEGLLQKENFNYQWQ; encoded by the coding sequence ATGGCCGAAAACATTTTGCATAAAATCCTGGAAGTTAAGCGCACAGAGGTCGCACTGCTGAAAGCTGCAAACATTGAAGCGCGCTACAAGGCACTATCATCAGAGTTGCCTGCAACGCGTCGTTTCTATGCGGCGCTGCGTCGTGCACCTGCCTCGCCATTGCGGCTGATTGCGGAGCTGAAAAAAGCCTCGCCCTCGCGTGGTGTAATGGTTGAAAATTTCAACCCAATGGATTTAGCGCAAACCTATTATGCTTTGGGTGCAAAAGCCTTTTCCGTGCTGACAGACCAACAATTTTTTCAAGGCAGCATAGATTACCTAAGTAGCGTGCGTCAGGCCTTTGACCGACCGGTGTTGCGCAAAGATTTCATTATTGATGAAGCGCAAGTGTATGAATCGCGCTTGATAGGGGCAGATGCGATTCTGCTGATTGTCGCAGCGCTCTCTCGCCTGCGCTTGCAGGAGCTAATGTTTCTGGCGCATTCGCTTTCAATGGAAACACTGGTAGAAGTGCACACCGAAGCGGAACTGCAACTTGCCCTTGACTGCGGTGCCAAAATCATTGGCATTAACAACCGCAACTTAGCGGACTTCACGGTAGATATTCAAACTTCGCTACGCCTGAGGCCAGCAATTCCGCCGAATGTGGTTACCGTGTCAGAAAGCGGAATGCGCACGACCGACGACCTGCGGCGCATCGAAGAAGCAGGCTTCGACGCAGTGCTCATCGGTGAAGGCTTGCTGCAAAAGGAAAACTTTAACTACCAGTGGCAGTAG
- a CDS encoding glycosyltransferase family 2 protein — protein sequence MNLSAALPLHFWEVFSLTIFLAWVGFWVRALKMRRDMPDLHALPPCEARTDLPMVSVIVPARNEAKRLRAAMQTLLRQTYPHLEIIAIDDRSSDATGDILRELAAQHPHLKFVQVSHLPEGWLGKNYANKLGYEQASGEYLLFTDADIFFHPEMIARTVQYARSTGAKHIVAYPKMETEHAMEEAFIALFGFLFTWKFSPSGARNPKNRKAYIGVGAFNFIERALYEKIGTHDVLKATVDDDVKLGYWVKQLGECTHVVRANRLISVRWREGLWDNLRGVERSAFPGINFSWLWVGLGVIGTLFGLVAPYWLFFSESRWIKACALGSVLMIFLIYWTLGRSWQKAARITLLHPIAALLFLYALIRSAVKITLQGGVEWRGTFYPVAMLQKAAQPKKTMERVSS from the coding sequence ATGAACCTCAGCGCTGCTTTGCCGCTTCACTTCTGGGAAGTATTCTCGCTCACTATTTTTCTTGCGTGGGTAGGCTTTTGGGTTCGTGCTCTAAAAATGCGCCGCGATATGCCCGACCTCCACGCCTTGCCGCCTTGTGAAGCACGCACTGACTTGCCGATGGTAAGCGTGATTGTGCCAGCACGCAACGAAGCAAAAAGGCTGCGCGCAGCTATGCAAACTTTGCTAAGGCAGACCTATCCACACTTAGAAATCATTGCAATAGATGATCGCTCCAGTGATGCAACAGGCGATATTCTGCGTGAGCTGGCGGCGCAGCATCCACACCTGAAGTTCGTTCAGGTGTCGCACTTACCTGAGGGTTGGCTAGGCAAAAATTATGCTAACAAGCTGGGCTATGAGCAAGCATCGGGCGAGTATCTGCTGTTCACCGATGCCGACATTTTCTTTCATCCTGAGATGATTGCGCGCACGGTGCAGTATGCTCGTAGCACAGGGGCAAAGCACATTGTCGCCTATCCCAAAATGGAGACGGAACATGCAATGGAAGAAGCCTTCATAGCACTCTTTGGCTTTCTCTTTACTTGGAAATTCAGTCCAAGCGGTGCACGCAACCCGAAGAATCGCAAAGCCTACATTGGGGTAGGTGCGTTCAACTTTATTGAGCGTGCGCTGTATGAAAAAATTGGCACACACGATGTGCTAAAAGCAACGGTTGATGACGATGTAAAACTCGGCTACTGGGTCAAGCAGCTGGGCGAGTGCACGCATGTGGTGCGAGCGAATCGCTTAATTAGCGTGCGCTGGCGCGAAGGGCTTTGGGATAATCTGCGTGGCGTAGAACGCAGTGCATTTCCGGGCATCAACTTTTCTTGGCTTTGGGTAGGACTGGGCGTTATCGGGACGCTATTTGGTCTTGTGGCGCCGTATTGGCTTTTTTTCTCAGAAAGCAGGTGGATCAAAGCCTGCGCACTAGGCTCCGTGCTGATGATTTTTCTAATCTACTGGACGCTTGGCAGAAGTTGGCAAAAAGCCGCACGCATTACGCTGCTGCACCCAATTGCAGCCTTGTTGTTTCTTTACGCACTCATTCGCTCCGCTGTCAAAATCACACTGCAAGGTGGGGTAGAGTGGCGAGGCACATTCTACCCAGTTGCGATGCTTCAGAAAGCAGCACAACCCAAGAAAACGATGGAACGTGTTAGTAGTTAG
- a CDS encoding cation:proton antiporter, whose protein sequence is MHDFEFLRELVIISAAALVIVLIFQRLKIPSVIGLIVTGILLGQSGLKVIEDVSLISTLAELGVILLLFAIGLEFSIEELRRLSRIVVFGGLFQVLLTGVIVGSLAYWLLSTIGVQMSWQAAALIGMSLAVSSTAICLKLLSDRNELFLPHGKIALGILIFQDIAIVPMMIGVSFLSPYSEQSFEKILRELGLLVLFSLGIVGAFRLVMPRLTRLLASINAKEVLVLGALLLCFGSAYLTSLAGLSLALGAFIAGVIISSTDESHAIAEAIEPMRDALTSLFFVSVGLLLNVELSELPLYLLLAAAVLIVNATLATLVGLALGYSLQVSMMAGMVLAQVGEFSFVLAKIGKVEGIISNEVYQGMLAVIVVTMIVTPALIALAPRVAERLAPSLEFIPLHADGTHPEADRLLQAQPQSETEVLNPHVVIIGYGENGRNIASVLQATNVRHTILDNDKDNVERAKQAGLNNIFYGEATSRQALTRAGVRVAQAVVIGISDYSDVGKVIKTVRELNPKAFVIVRTRSLANVPKLYAAGASEVVTEKFETSIQIFTLLLRQFDLPSEVIMEQQEIIRRECCKIFTEQQTAESRKKSPETPATLQTELHTSRLQS, encoded by the coding sequence ATGCATGACTTTGAGTTTCTACGCGAGTTGGTCATTATCAGCGCCGCTGCCTTAGTGATTGTGCTCATTTTCCAGCGCCTCAAAATTCCTTCGGTTATTGGGCTGATTGTAACTGGTATTTTGTTAGGGCAGTCAGGTTTGAAGGTGATAGAAGATGTCTCGCTGATTAGCACGCTTGCAGAACTTGGCGTGATACTTCTGCTTTTTGCAATTGGCTTAGAATTTTCCATTGAAGAGCTGAGGCGACTCTCCCGCATTGTCGTCTTTGGCGGACTTTTCCAAGTGCTGCTTACAGGCGTCATTGTCGGTAGCTTGGCATATTGGCTCCTATCCACGATTGGCGTTCAGATGAGTTGGCAAGCCGCTGCGCTCATTGGTATGTCGCTGGCGGTGAGCAGCACGGCTATCTGTCTGAAGCTGCTTTCTGACCGCAATGAGCTTTTTCTGCCACACGGCAAAATTGCTTTGGGCATTCTCATCTTTCAGGATATTGCGATTGTGCCGATGATGATTGGCGTGAGCTTTCTTTCTCCTTACAGCGAGCAATCATTTGAGAAGATTTTGCGAGAGTTAGGCTTGCTTGTGCTTTTCTCGCTTGGCATTGTGGGGGCTTTTCGCTTAGTTATGCCACGCCTGACACGGCTACTGGCTTCTATCAATGCCAAAGAGGTTTTGGTGCTCGGTGCACTTTTGCTTTGCTTTGGCTCAGCCTACCTCACTTCGCTTGCTGGGCTATCGCTAGCGCTAGGCGCGTTTATCGCTGGCGTGATTATTTCCAGCACCGACGAAAGCCATGCGATTGCTGAAGCGATTGAACCTATGCGCGATGCGCTGACCAGTCTTTTTTTCGTCTCGGTTGGCTTGCTGCTCAATGTGGAACTAAGTGAGCTGCCGCTTTATCTGCTTTTAGCTGCAGCTGTTCTGATTGTCAATGCTACACTGGCGACGTTGGTTGGGCTGGCTCTAGGTTACTCGCTCCAAGTCAGTATGATGGCTGGCATGGTGCTTGCGCAGGTCGGCGAGTTTTCCTTCGTTCTTGCCAAAATCGGGAAAGTGGAAGGCATCATTAGCAATGAAGTCTATCAAGGAATGTTGGCGGTAATTGTTGTGACGATGATTGTCACGCCTGCCTTGATTGCTTTGGCGCCACGTGTGGCGGAGCGACTTGCACCGTCGCTGGAGTTTATTCCACTGCATGCCGACGGCACTCACCCTGAAGCCGACCGCTTGCTTCAAGCGCAACCTCAGAGCGAAACGGAGGTCTTGAATCCACATGTGGTCATCATTGGTTACGGTGAAAATGGTCGGAATATCGCCAGCGTGCTCCAAGCCACAAATGTGCGACACACCATTCTGGACAACGACAAAGACAATGTCGAGCGTGCAAAGCAAGCGGGTTTAAACAACATCTTCTACGGCGAGGCGACTTCACGGCAAGCGCTCACGCGTGCTGGCGTTCGTGTCGCACAAGCTGTCGTTATCGGCATCTCAGATTACAGCGATGTTGGAAAGGTTATCAAAACTGTGCGAGAGCTTAATCCCAAAGCTTTCGTTATTGTGCGCACCCGCAGCCTTGCTAATGTGCCTAAGCTCTACGCAGCTGGCGCTAGTGAGGTGGTAACGGAGAAATTTGAAACGTCCATTCAGATTTTCACGCTGCTTTTGCGTCAGTTCGACCTGCCGAGCGAGGTCATCATGGAGCAGCAAGAAATCATTCGTCGTGAGTGTTGCAAGATTTTCACAGAACAGCAGACTGCTGAGAGCCGAAAAAAGTCGCCCGAAACACCTGCTACGCTACAAACCGAGCTGCATACTTCTCGCCTTCAATCCTAA